From Bactrocera oleae isolate idBacOlea1 chromosome 4, idBacOlea1, whole genome shotgun sequence:
GCTTGATCGTTACAAGTACAACAACTTTTTCTACTTTTCACATAAAAATTTGGTGGcaaaaacttttgttttcaaatttcgcgccattttttaaattaaccgGTTTCACATTTTTAGTTACGACGATTTCAATTGCATCATTATTCTTTTTTCGTCTTTTCTCTTTTTATGGTTTTCGAAATTTGTACGGCTTTTTCAAGAGCCTGGATACTTTCATCAAGCGTACCCTCCACTTCCAGCATTTTTTTACGCATTAAACGCAGCTTTTCTCTTTGCTAAGGAGAAATCAAATGGATTAAACGAAGGAGAGGTTATTCCAAAATAATATATGTGGGTTTACGGGGTTAAGTGTGTTCATACCTCTTTCAAGAAGTAAATGTTTTCTTCTGCTTTGCCTTTTTCTTCGAAGTTTGTAAACATTctgaaaattaaagtaattgtaaaaatattgcaaaaaatttcatatttttttaagttcacCGAATCGTTTCCAACATGACAATTCTGCTTCTAACATTCCAAACTCGGCAGCATGGGAGCAGCATCATTTTTGGAACGAATTTAATTTTGCCTGAAAAATTTCCAAATCaataagattttatttaaaaagtttacgaacaatttttttcttaaaaattttggtgTTTGTTTACTAAAAGTTTTTCTCTCACAAAAAGTCAAAATACTTCAAATTTTGCCAAAGGGTTCCCAACGTACTAAGAAAGGCTTATGAGCTTAGCAATGGCTTTGTCTAAATGTATGCTGTTAGTATGGATTCTTTGGTACATGCGTATTCAGTTAAACGTGTGACTGATCATTTGGCTAAGGAAACGGCGCTCACAGAAAGAATTCGGGGGGTTTCTCGATcaagataattatgggcaggtAATTTGATCAGACCACCACTAGCCACAACAATGTGAGGCGGACTATTACAAGTGCCCATAATTTTGTTGGGGGCTTTGTGGTGGGGCCCCGTGCGGAATGTCGAATTGTCTAACTGTTTCGCTAGCTCCATCCCCTTATGATCGTTTGACAGACAGGAATGACAAAGATAACTGCACGTTAAAGTCACCAAGTACCAAACGGTTCTCACCAAGAAATGTTGTTAGGGTGACAACCTGTTGGGTAACATGTAAATGGgtggatgtacatatatataataatatctcGACATCGCCTAACCCGATtttgctctggagtccgttaCAGTTGAATTGTAGAAGTTTTATGTGACGCGGGAAAGTAGTTGTGACCCGAAAGTGGAGTAATGGTGTATAATTGGAGGTTTTTGCGGCTGCAGAACCCACAGAATCGGTTGTCGCACAGTCGTGTTGTTCTGCGATGTCTTTGTAAGTACTTGCGTGGGCAGACTACTGCATTAAGGGGAAGCGTAGGACACACTTCCATTCACGACAGAGCAGACTGTGCGAGGGGCCGGGATGATGAAGGTTGTGGATGGGACTAATAAGACTGGGAGACATGCTGCCTACTTGAGTTCTTTGAGACCGTTGCGATCAGTTGGTTGCCTCTCGGCTAGAGTGGCGGAACAGTGCGAGAACTAGCCTTAAGGCCTCAGCAGGTCTATAGATGTCTCCATCCAGTGTGGAATTTCGATCAAGCGTATATGCAACAGAAAAGTTACTCCGGCTCCGTATTAGGCTCAGTGCGGATCAGGCAGATATAGAGCAGCCTAGGCAGGGATTTACGCCAGTGatggcaatatttattttttacttaccgTTCCAAACAGGGTTATATCCTCTAAATAACAGCTCTGGGCCGTATAAAATCCAGGTCtgttccggtaacgtagaaccgggtGTTGTGGGAATTGTACGGATATTAATACATTTTGGTTACGAAGCCCCAAATGACTTGTGAACATTTTCCCGAGTGATATTTTCCTCCTTGACGGGATAAAATGTTGGTACCGATGATAGGGTCCGTTGACAGGACTCCGGTAGGACCTCTCCCATATAGTGTAGTGTATTATGGtggtataataacaacaacctaTACATCATCGTAagtattcttaaatagttatgCGCAAATGTTTGTTAATTAAGTGAAGAATGTGAAGaactaaaaagaaaaatataaaataaaataaaaaaatcaacgaAAACCACATATTTTATCAACTGAACACGTATTTACTTTGAACTTGGGATTTCCAAGACCGAAATCCCCTTTTCTTATCAGCATTGATGTTATAGTCAAAAGCATGCATTTACActtgtttataagtatatatgtatgtgcttctGTATGCGGTAAATCCGAGCACACACATACCCCTGCAGCATAAAGATGCTTGGCTCAGTATAAAAGCGCGTGCAAATAGCAATCACCTAAAACAAAAGTATCTTAGCTTCGAAATAGAAGACACGCTCATAGAACCGTTAAAACACAAcgcaatatatatacaaaatgagATTTTTTGTGCTCTTTGGTTTACTGTTAATAATTGCCGGCATATTTAATGGCGCTAGAGCCTCACGAGACGCACGGTCAGTACGTTCAGGCATAAGACTACCACCAGTGAAGATGGACCGACCAATTATTTACGACGCACCCATCAGAAATGGCAAACCGAAAACTATGGTTGCTTAAAAATGTAGTTAACaacgtttaaaaatatataaataaataaacactcctgagtttcaaattaaaaggtttaatatttttattgcatttgctcaattttatttatatttccattGTGTAAATCGTTCAAAATGTTGAATACTGCAAAATGTTGAATAGCTTTGTAGACGTtgaaaacataacaaaaataaagtatataaaaagtgcaaaataatcggatattgtttgtttttttttggtcttaTACTAAAATTTCGAAagctcttttaaaaaatttgctgcGGCCGTTTAGTGATGTTATAGCTTCTGGCTTCTTGTGTTCACTTCTGAACGTTCTCGAGGAAGGTCTTATGGCGTTGGACAGCTTCTTCGTGTTCCTTGATCTGTTGAGCATGGAATTCAGCTTGGTGGATTTGATCGTTTTTCAAACGGTCGAGTTGTTCCTTTTGCTAAAATGGATAACATAAAACcattaaacaatttattatgcTAAATATAGAATTAACACAAATgcaacaagaaaaacaaaagcaaaaaaaaatactaaactaAAATACTATAACACGATATacccaaaacaaaaaatgtatatatatatatatatatttatatgtatgtcgcTAAAAAATATACACCGTAATTAATGTGTGTTTTCATATATAGTATACAATGTGCATATGTGATCTCCGACACATAAATTTAGATATGTCGTCAAGTCACAGTCAGCTGTGTTTTGGTAAAAGAAATAGACGAGCCTCTTCTTGGCCTAAATAAATCACATGCGTCACACAAcaaattaatgtatgtatatgtaccttCTTGTAGAAGTATTCTTCTTCACGCGCCGCTTCCATTTTGCCGAAAGAACCACCAGCTTCGCGAATCGTGCCACCGCCGCCACCACCTTTGCCAGCACCGCTACCCAAATCGCCAATTTGGCTGTCGCTCATCTTGGCAAATCTGCAATAAACAAAGAAagcatttaaattttgctttttgtataaacagtaaatatgtacatatatcttaaTAATAAACAGGTACAAAAGGCAAAAACAACATATCGTCACCTAGAAcgcaattttcgaaatttagttttttatttaccaatttatcaccaaaattttaatttcaatacgagtagtttttattttatatagttttttcatTTTCCTCAAAACTTATAAAAGGTgatgttaaattatattgaattttaGATGATGATATACTACTACATATAGTTATATGCTGCCTTGTTAAAGAGCACTAAATTTGGTTTAGTGATTGGCTAATATTGCATAACGCAAgagaatttttaagaatttcgcCGAAAGTAATACTTTTTGATCGCGAGAAAAGCAAACGAACCTTATCTTATCCTTCTTatcatattttcaacaaatttatttgtattaaaacgCTGTGCTTTTGTAATACACGAAAATACTTAAATTACATATGCCGGCTGTAGTTTTTTAATGCCTCACTAAGGCAGGGAATACTTACTGCATTCCACTGGGGTAAAGGCGCGCTGCGCTACGACGTACTACGAACATTTTGTATAAAGTATTTTCTGTAAATAAAGAATAGAAAGTAATTAGAACAAATTGATAGCGGATTCAATATTTTAGATCTTTTCTACTATAAATAACTTAATGTTATAATTGCTAAAGTActttttactaataaaaattactctttatatattatttattactcagCAAAATGGTTCACAATTCTTACCAGTTGTcacttttgcaataaaaaaaaacaatgtcaaACTCTTGGCCATCGGAGCTAAATGGAAACTGGGGGCTGGAATGCTGGATATTCCAGGCTTACTATTTTTGTTTCTCACACGACAGATGTCGCGGAGTGTATTAACAGCTGATAACGCTGTCTGTTgaatttctaataataatttgtaaattaatttaaatataactaatatatttaaaaatttcagtatttataataatattttgaagatacaaaaatgttgtattaaacacatttttttatatgtaacacTTCAGGGCAATAAAGAATTGGCAACACTGCTAAATATATGAGAAGAAGAAGTAGCATTACGAGTTGTCAACTTTTCGCAGAAAGCCAAGTTTGGCTAATGCTTGTggaaaatagtaattttttccccttttgttaatattttattaattttattttgtgtaaacCTATCAGGAACAAGttgaataaaataagtaaacaagcACTTTAGTGTAAAATGGTGGAAACTGACGATGCAGCTGAGCTTCTTTTCTTCGACACTTTTTCGCACGAAGTGGACACGGTAAGCAAACGGTTCTTATAGTAGTTTAGCGTTTAATGAAATGCGTTTTCTTCAAACAACACCGAACTGTATTTCAACATTCATTGCTTTAGGATATCAATCTCGATCTTGTGCAATTCCCAAAGCCAGTATATATTACACAAGTACGTATAATACCATTGGGAGCACGCGTACAAGCCGATTTCCCCGGTGGTGTGCGCCTTGGGGCCACAAATCCCTCCAAATTTGATATTGAGTTTTTCGTCAATGATTTGGGCATGCCGGGTGCCTCGACATTTGAAAATTTAGGACAATTGAAATATAATCAAAACGATTGCATTCACTTAGAATGCACCCATGAGAAAATACCTACAGATGGTTTAGTCTTACGTGGCTGGTATAGTACAATTACTTTGgctgtatatggtatattaacaaattcgatGAATGAACCAATTGCCAGTCCACCACCGCCACCTTGTGAACCAGCTGGTCCCGAAGAGATTTGCAATTTAAGTGGTAGCGGAGAAACACGTGAACCCAGCATACCCGAGGAGACCAGCAAAGATGAATGGAAAGAACCCCTACCAAGTGAAGTACCATCTGCACACAAGACGAATCTTAGTGATTTTGAGCGTGATGAATTAGAATATGGCGTTGGGCGTGGCGGCGAGCATTATCAACATTCGGGAGACGAACGTGAACGTGATATACGCAAGACTTCGCATTCCTCGGAACGTTCATTGCCGTCACGTAATCGCACGCACTCGGAGAGCAATGAAAGGGACTATGTGCGGTGAGTTGTGATTTGTTGctaatttacttttataatttatacatatatatatatatttttttgcttttcagtTCACGTGGTGAACGCGAACGTGAAAAAGTATCGCGAGATTGGTCACGCAGCCCAGAATATTTACGCCATTCGCGACACAAACGTTCTGAGCGTTCACGCTCCGACGCCGAGGAGTCACACAAGTGGCCACCACGCACACCACCTGCATCGATTGATTCACCCACACGTCCACGTTCGCCTGACACCATGGAGTACTCAGAGGATGATGCACATTATAAACTTAAAACGCGTAGTTATATGCGTTCCGATGAATCACTGACAAATGGGGCAGCGGATACGCAACCTTTGGACGATGACGAAACACCCGGTACGCCCGGCGAACAATACGAGCCCATACTCAGCGATGATGAGATTATCGGTGATGACGATTCCAATAATGCGATTGAGCAAGTTATGGGCGATGATTTCGAAGCAGAACTGTTGGCTGCCGCTAATGCAGCTTTGCCagccatacaagaatttgatccGTTCACAATGCCTATTACACGTTACGATAGTGATTTGCAAGCGCTATACCACAAGGAAGTAGACACACTATTCATTATAATGGAAAAGTTTGATGTGCAAACGAAATGCGTAAGTGTAGACGCTTTCAATGATCCGACTACCACAATAGAGGAGCGTGAGAATTTTGTCTATTTAAGCGAGCAGCTAATCAACCATTTGTCTTACatttggcaaaatttcaaacgacgcaattttgtgctaaaaaagtttttctcaaacgatgcaaaatatttgctaaaatcctttaatatattaaaaattgcttTAGAATTCGAATCGGCTTGCCTGCAACAGCAACCGGCTTTCAAGATACGTCACATAAAAATAGGTGCACGCCTCACCGAGCTCTTTGCATCGGCGCCGCAGTTCTTGGAGTATCTGCTACAAACGCAAAACTTTGATCCATTCGCCGCGCTCTTCAAACTCTACCAAGAGAAATATATGGCGGTATCCATCAAGTTAATGTTGCTCAAAGCCATCTATGCTTTGCTAGGTACTAAGGAAGGCATACGCCACTTTTTGGTTGGTGGCAAACTCGGCGGCTATCAATTGCTCTTCTATACGCTGAAAGAATCGCGTCTCACGCGCACAAAAATCGCTTTGCAAGCGATCGTCAAGAAGTTGCACTTGTACGAGGCGCTCGAATGTGTACGTGAAAATTGCAGTAAACTCTTCGTGCTCACCAATTATACACCAGCTGCACCGGTAGAACAATATGTCGCCATCGAACATGCGATTGCACAAATTATGGACGCGTTGACGCAGAATTCATTGTCTTACCAACAACCGAAACGATTTCTACCCGCATCTAAGAAATTCGAAATCGCCATTGATACGGCGGCGCAGCGTAGTTTCGCCAACGATTTGCAGTCCTACTTCGTGCTACATACACTGGGCGAATCGCTGCTGCTATTGCTGGTCAATGCCAATGCGTTGCCACCAACGCTGCTGCTGCGCGTGTTGGATTTACTGCAAGCAATGTTGCAGACACATGTCGGTGTGGATTATTTTGTGGACGATTGCTTTGAAACTACGCGACTGTTAGTGGCGGTGTTGCTGGGTATTGATGATGTGCCCGAAGATGCGACGCCCACCGAGGAAGAGGACTTCAAAAGTAAGTGGTGCacattaattcattttttttttaataatttttttttttttattataatttttttttataataatttttttttacaataactttttttttataatttttttttttataatttttttttataatacttttttttatattttttttttatgataatattttttttataatactttttttataatattttttttttatgataatatttttttttataatattttttttaataattgttttttattttaataataatattgttttttttttaataatattttttttttttttttaatattttttttttttttaataatatttaccgTTTCCTTTGCAATTTTAGTGAAAGTGAGCGAGGAACTCACACAACCGAAGCTGGAAACTGAAAATGTTGATGCCGCCGACAAACAGGCCATTAACGACAGCGCTTCCACAACAATGTCCGAGACGCAGTCGAAAGCTAAAGACACAGAGGAGCCCGCAAAGCAGTCGGAGAAAGTTGCATCATCCCAAGAGTCAACACCAGCGCGTCATGAAGCGTCTACACAGCCGCTGCGCAGACCTTTGCTACATCGCCTGCAACAAATCGGCGTAGAGTTGGCTTACAAAGTGCAAACACGCTATCATTTAGATGCCGTTATGCATTTAACACGCGCCGAACAGTATGATATCATACGCCTAGCGACACATTTGCATGCGCTCTACTCGCAGACGTGTCAGTCACCCGGACGCCAGCACACCGTCGAAGTGATCGGCTTGAACAACAACATGCAGTTCTTTATGGACCTCATACAGAAAGAGCAACGCTTACAAGCGCAGCGTCAACTTGCCTCACCGGGCACTAAATACAAGAGTCCGGTGCTGAGCTATGCGGTGGATATGGTGGATTGTTGCGTGCGCCATTGTGAGCAGCTGGACTATCTGATTGAGCATGGTCAGAATATATTCGAATTGGCGAAGAATCATGAAACTTTCGAACCCTCAGTATCGGCCGTGCTGCAGGAGCTCTTTGTTTTCTTGAAACCATCAGAAGCTATACACATCTTCGCTTACGACAATATAACGCCACTCGTCGAAGTGATTACTCGTTCCATGGAGTATATAACCACTTTTCCGGGTGATCTAATTATGGGTTTGCGCATATTGCGTCACTTGGCTATCGGTTCCGATAGCAAAGCATTCCGCAGCTCACAAACCGAGGAGCTGAAACATCGTTTTGTCACGCTGCAATTCTACACCGCCGATGGCGTACAAACAATTATACAAATCTTAGAGAAATTATGCTCGTACTTCGAGCAACCGGGCCTGCATACGCCAGCGCTGATGACGCTACAAGGTCTGCATTGTTGTCAGATAATATTGCCTGCCTTGCAGGTGCTACGCGCTATGCTCTCGTTCGCAATAAAGTGTCGCGATGCAGAATTTAAGGATCTAACCGCCATCGATCACCTGATGAAAGCATATTTCCTCTTGCACTATTTCCCCGCTGGTAGTCAAGCGGCCCAGGCAATCGCTGAGGCCAAACATGAGATCATACAAATCTTCCTGGCCTACACACAGCCAAATGAACAGGATGAGGAGTCACTGCATAAGTCATTATGGACGCAAATGATTAGAGAAATATTGAAGAACATCGATGGACCCTCCACCTTCCTGCCAGGTgcgtattattaatatttatacgcTGAACGGGGTATATAAAGTCTGCTACGAGTGTTGTTATTCCTAAGATAACTTCGGAGaccatataattttatatttttaaaagaccAGCGTGATCAGCTTAGCCGCAGTTAAagtttttctttccttttttttctctttaatttactttcaatttataaaacttttgcGTTTACAGGGTTGCATGTGCTGGCTGAGTTGCTGCCACTGCCATTGCCCATGCCGCTGCCCGCCGCGGTGCACGTACCCGAAACGCAGAGTCAACGTTTGATCACCGAACGCAAACTGTGGTCTGCTCATCTGCATCCGCTTAGCGCTCAAATCGCCAAACTGATTGAGACTATTGCACCCACCACCTTTCCGCCTTTGGTGGATCTCATGACAAAGGTGTGTCTACAACTCGCCGACTTGGCGCCTAACATGACGCTGCTCATCTCGAAAACACTCAGCGATTTGCTCTGTGCCGAATGGCAGTCAGCTGCGGCAACACCGACTGCGCAATTGGCACGCCTGTTGAATTTCTTTGCGCGCCTAACCTCATTCGCGGCGTTGAAAATTTCCTCCATCACTATACTCAACGGCAAGCTATGGGAACTCTTTCAGTCGGTGCTCTGCTATACGGGCGCTGCCTCCTTAGAGGTGGTACAGCGCGCCCAGTTAGccatacataatattttaagaagTTTCCTAGATCCGAGCATTTCTTTTGTTTCGCCGAAATCAACAGCATTGCCAGAGTTGAATTTGGCCGCGGCATTGCCGGCGAAAGAGCTAATACCGCGCATAATTGAGGCCACATTGACTAACCTTTTTAATAGCGATGCGCAACAGCAGGTGTGTGAGTCGGCGCTGAACAACTTGAATTTGCTAACGGAACTTGAGTGAGTTTGCtgttcttttttatatatttgatattttcaactAACCTTTTTCGTACGCCTTTCAGCATTACGATGCACCACTTGACGCAGCAGCTAAAGCAAAGACGCACCGACTTTCAACAGTGGCTTGACAAATTCCTTAACGTTGTTGAAGGCGTTGAGGTGCGTCTCGCCTCCATTGAACTACTCATAAATTTACTACATTCGCTTACACATATTGCCGactatttacaacaacaaaaaacgttacCCAAACGCAGCTTAAAGTTGTCTACAGCGGAGCTTCACCATCTACTTGGCTACCAAAAAAATGCCACGCCCACACTAATGCAACGTTTGAGCGACGCGCAGATAAAATGTAAAGATAAAACGCCAACACAAATAAAATCAGAAGATGATAGTACTTCCGCCAGCAAGTTACTTACTGAAATCACCATCGAATTGAACGCCACTGACGCTAGCGCAAGCGCAGAGAGTGAAGACGACAACAGCGCCATCGGCGCCCATGTAACTGAGCCAACGCTGCCACAAAGTGAGGGCATAGTCATGCAATTCGCTGCGCGCCCGATTTTCGTAGAAGTCGACGCGGCAGCAGATGAGCCACAACTGTTAGCGCGTTATTGGTTGCAGGTGGATTGTATAGATTGGGATGATGGTAAATATGAGCGCGTCGCTTGCGATCTCACCGAATTGGCTGCAGAGTATTTAGCGTCCGAAACAAATCTCACAACCGATTGTAAGCGCGTGTTGCACTTGTCCGCATCGCCGCAATCGAATCGTGAGCGCACACCCACCGCACCCTGCTTCCGTACGCGTCGTGTCGAAGTGGAGCCGAGCACAGGCCGACCGGAGAAGAAAATTTACATAACGCCAGTACGCGGACGTGGTTTCGCACGCGCGCCACCCTCACGCGGCGATCTCTTCCGCTCGCGTCCGCCTAACACATCGCGTCCGCCTTCTTTGCATGTCGACGATTTCCTGGCATTGGAGACTTGCGGCGCGCAACCTACCGGCCCGACGGGCTACAACAAAATACCGCCTATGATGCGCGGCTCACGCGTCGGCCGCAATCGCGGCACACGCATATCGACGGCAGCAGCGTTTCGGTGAGTAAAACTATAAGCGACTTGAAAAAACGAAAACCATTTAAATATTAGTTCACTTTACAGCAAATCCAAGGTGATGCGCACCGCATCGCCGTCAACCTGGGCCGAAGGCGGCTCACCACATTATCGCAGCGCCACCACCGAACCGCACTTTGGCGATACACATTACTCGAACAGTGCGCACTTCAGTGGGCGCTCACGCGGCCGTGGCGGACGTCCTCGTCCCTACCTCCGTTAGAGTTTAAGCACATGCGTTGGCAAATAATTTAAGTTGaattactctttttttattaaaaaaaaaaaatacatacatacatacataactaaatTGCGTCTTTCCATTAATCACCACACACTTATACCGTCACCACAGTCGTAAGTCGCACATCGTGCGGCTCAAGTGGCAAAGTGCCCTCCTCAACGATTTGTTCGCGGAATGCCAGCGCCATCAGTATCGGCTTCTTCTCAGGATAAGTATCGAAATGCCGCTTTAGGAAACCATCGTAATAACCCATGCCATGACCCATACGATCGCCGCTTAGCGTAAACGCCACACCGGGCATCAAGAATAAATCAATGCCGCGTCCTACATAAAGGTAAATGCAACAACACACATTAAAACACACATAGTAGAAATCACGAAAAGAATCCAACATTTCACTAATTTTACGCACCATTTGTCAAGGCGCTCTCACGTCCATCCTTAATGCTTGGCTGTTTAATGTGCCATTTGGTTAGCGGCAAGGACTCATAGTCGGTCCAGTCTTTGACGCGCACCATTTCCATCAGTCTGCCATAGTAGGTGGGCACAAAAACATTCTTCTGCTGATTGAAGAGCTCACGCAGCAGCGCCAATGTGTCGACTTCGCTGCCAGTGCTGAGGTAGATGCTCACATGCTTTGCCTGACGAAATGCCTCGGAAGCGATTACCTgcaagttattaaaatttaaaattttgctataaatgtatttttgtacACTGTGCTGTTATCTTATACCTTCTCATAAATTGCCTTCGACTGCTCCACTATAGACTCGGCGCTAATCGCCGGTATGACTTCTGTCTTCATGCGTTGTCGCAAGATTTTCTTCAAAGGATTTCCAATTGCACTAGCCATATTTCTAATTAAGTacttaaatataagaaaaataatataataataattatctaTATCCTTTAGCTTGTCTTGCGTGCTCTTCGCTCTGACTTGTGTAAAATTGTACTATCACTAAAACTcaaaatttgcacgatttgatGATATTTTATATGTCTAATCTGCGTGTTTTCAAACTAATGCCGCGTTTCTTATCTCCTTCTACTACATGTACATCCACTTTGCTGCCGGGGTTATCACTTCAAATTTTGAGCAGTTTacaggttttttttgtttgttttgtttttgcgcagGCCTTATGTTTGTCGTCTAAAAGCACATACACCTATTTACATTTGTGTTGTTTTGATCATAAATCAttgaaacttttataaaaacttcCCCCGGTTCGCTCCAGGTGCTTATTGTTTTcgaactatataatatatacaatatatatatacagcaaTATTAGATCCGAAAGAAAATTATTTCCTTTATATAGTTGAATTTTGTTACTGATAAACGCACTTAAATTTTGCATGCCTAGGTAATCCCTGCCTTCAATGAGTGTGCCATAAACAAGCAATGAtctcaaaataaacaaacagtaaataaaattgataagaGAAAAGTTTCCCGCGTTTAATGGTGGTCCAAAACAATTTATACCCCGTCATTATTTAATAGAGAATACAGATTGTTTAAGTTAAAGGCGATAAAGTGTTAAAGGCGATTTTTAAAGAGTCATAGAGAAAGCCACACATATTTCCGTAGCAACATAAGCACAGCTCGCGCTTATCATAAATACGG
This genomic window contains:
- the Mthfs gene encoding probable 5-formyltetrahydrofolate cyclo-ligase, producing the protein MASAIGNPLKKILRQRMKTEVIPAISAESIVEQSKAIYEKVIASEAFRQAKHVSIYLSTGSEVDTLALLRELFNQQKNVFVPTYYGRLMEMVRVKDWTDYESLPLTKWHIKQPSIKDGRESALTNGRGIDLFLMPGVAFTLSGDRMGHGMGYYDGFLKRHFDTYPEKKPILMALAFREQIVEEGTLPLEPHDVRLTTVVTV